DNA from Podospora pseudopauciseta strain CBS 411.78 chromosome 5 map unlocalized CBS411.78m_5, whole genome shotgun sequence:
TGCCAGATAACCTTTGTGAACGATTGTGCAAGTGCGGCAACGTGCCTCCATCTCTCTGCCTTGTGGCCGCCTCGTCATCTCAAAGCTATGTGTATCTCAAATCGCACTTTGGGTCACCTCAACCCCAGTGATTACTTCTGTCCCAGCATGACCTAGAGTTTCATGATGTGCATTCTCAAAGTCCATGGCCATTATGCTGATGCCTTCCCGACATATCACACCAGAGGCCGGCACACTTGTGCATAAGAGCAGTGTGAGGAAGGAAGGCATGGTCCACGATAAGATGCGCTGGTTACCGCCATCAAGTCCCAGATAAAGCATAGCTCCTTCCTTTCGGAGACCACCTGCACCGATGGCGGAGAATTATTGTGACAGCCCTGCCTCacattttttattttcctgCCCATCTTCagctttctcttctcctaCCATTGAAACTGACCTACCACGCTTATCCCAATTATCATAACCATCAATCCTCACCATGTTCGCCTCTCATGTCATCGGGATGCTGCTGGCTGCGGCCTCAGTCAAGGTAGGTCGGAGAGTTACGCTGGTGTTGAGTCGAACGACCGAGTCGCTAATTCCACACAACAGGCCATTCCTGCTTCATTTGAAGGCTTGATCACCGCCGATATCACCTGGACCGGCCGGGTCGTCGCCAATGGCTCCATGGTCAACTTCACTGGCCCCTCTCTCCAGGCCATCGAGCAGAGCATTGCTTCTGTCTATCCCGGCTTTACTTGGGCTACTGCTCCCCAGCCTAACGACGATTTTTCTCTGAGCAGCCGTAACATTGATGACACCCAAGATGTCCCCACCCCTTCGGTATGCCTCTGTCCCCTTCCTTACATGGCTCCGGGCCACATTCTCACCAATTTCCACAGTTGCTCAAGTGTTGGgatggaggtgttggtgatgcc
Protein-coding regions in this window:
- a CDS encoding uncharacterized protein (EggNog:ENOG503PQMU), with the protein product MFASHVIGMLLAAASVKAIPASFEGLITADITWTGRVVANGSMVNFTGPSLQAIEQSIASVYPGFTWATAPQPNDDFSLSSRNIDDTQDVPTPSLLKCWDGGVGDADASHITEGINYLQSVPGYCSNDAGAANCGQISCSYNSAIMWCNNNRRTYTTHCKSLAKYATAIVRGCQHETRDSAHETIWTRGIQGDELGISVIAAKPAVDC